In Dolichospermum flos-aquae CCAP 1403/13F, the following proteins share a genomic window:
- the cdaA gene encoding diadenylate cyclase CdaA has product MRDWWKQWLINLGDRSQSLFLGTLDIMLVLALTYMILVIISERRTLWMVRGFIVLMLCSALSGKLGLPLLNFVLEKLVIGCAVAMAVALQSEFRRFLEQLGRGEFWQLFRNNARAIPKSDSVIDEIVDAIKELSKNRIGALLILETTGPIEEQDFSVPGVKLNAEVSKELIQTIFQPKTLLHDGATLIRGSRIVSSGIILPLSGRTASRQLGTRHRAAMGITERVENCICVVVSEETGSISLAEKGTLYRPLTIKKLKESLETRFSPTVDREAHAPGLFSLVRQLGDQSLKLMSRLLRLPCLRHATRRGTTASQDKK; this is encoded by the coding sequence ATGAGAGATTGGTGGAAGCAATGGCTGATAAACCTGGGAGATAGGTCACAGTCCTTGTTCCTTGGGACTCTGGATATAATGTTAGTGCTGGCACTGACATACATGATCCTGGTTATTATTAGTGAACGGCGCACTTTATGGATGGTGCGAGGGTTTATAGTCTTAATGCTCTGCTCGGCACTCAGTGGCAAATTGGGATTACCCCTCCTAAATTTTGTCCTGGAAAAATTGGTGATTGGCTGTGCTGTGGCTATGGCTGTGGCACTGCAATCAGAATTTCGCCGTTTTTTAGAACAATTGGGACGTGGTGAATTTTGGCAGTTATTTCGGAATAACGCTAGAGCAATTCCTAAGTCGGATAGTGTAATTGATGAAATTGTTGATGCAATTAAAGAGTTATCAAAAAATCGGATTGGCGCTTTACTAATTTTAGAAACTACAGGACCTATTGAAGAACAAGATTTCTCCGTTCCAGGAGTGAAGCTAAATGCTGAAGTTTCTAAAGAACTGATCCAAACTATTTTTCAACCGAAAACTTTGTTACATGATGGAGCAACGTTAATTCGTGGTTCGCGCATTGTATCATCTGGTATAATTTTACCACTTTCAGGACGCACAGCGTCGCGGCAGTTGGGAACACGCCATCGGGCGGCAATGGGAATTACTGAAAGGGTCGAAAATTGTATTTGTGTTGTTGTATCAGAAGAAACGGGTTCTATTTCCTTAGCGGAAAAGGGAACTCTATATAGACCACTAACTATTAAAAAGCTCAAAGAGTCTTTAGAGACTCGATTCTCTCCCACTGTAGATCGGGAAGCTCATGCACCTGGTCTTTTCAGTTTAGTTCGTCAACTTGGTGATCAATCACTAAAATTAATGTCCCGGTTACTTAGACTACCTTGTCTTCGACACGCTACCCGTAGAGGTACGACCGCTTCTCAAGATAAAAAATGA
- a CDS encoding type II toxin-antitoxin system RelE/ParE family toxin has product MSQFRISSQAAGDIENIWKYVAQNNSKAADKMFDTLRTTFPKLAKFPQMGKERPELAYSLRSFPVKSYLIFYRAIDQGIEIVRILHGSQDIEGILHDLENTEDEEIALE; this is encoded by the coding sequence ATGAGTCAATTTCGGATTTCTAGCCAAGCAGCAGGAGATATTGAGAATATCTGGAAATACGTGGCGCAAAATAACTCCAAAGCTGCTGATAAAATGTTTGATACATTGCGAACCACTTTTCCCAAATTAGCCAAATTTCCCCAAATGGGTAAAGAACGCCCTGAACTAGCTTATTCTCTGCGAAGTTTCCCTGTAAAAAGCTACTTAATTTTTTACCGAGCCATTGATCAAGGTATTGAAATTGTCCGTATCTTACATGGTTCACAAGATATAGAGGGAATTCTTCATGATCTAGAAAATACAGAGGATGAAGAAATAGCCCTGGAATAA
- a CDS encoding J domain-containing protein has translation MTQKTVNQNEEVPHSSEITYYSLLGLYPGASVIDIRRAYRELSKLYHPDTTELPANIATAKFQQINTAYATLCNPERRLSYDLKVGYSRFGVIQAPPDLNQSVHKPYDFSKSMYLDATDRPLSSGEIFVLFILGLTIVGCMLLAIAIAILRGEAIS, from the coding sequence GTGACTCAAAAAACCGTAAACCAAAATGAGGAAGTCCCACACAGCAGCGAAATTACCTATTACTCCCTGCTAGGACTCTATCCTGGAGCATCAGTAATTGATATTCGTCGCGCTTATCGAGAACTGAGCAAACTCTATCATCCAGATACGACAGAATTACCTGCTAATATTGCTACTGCTAAATTTCAGCAAATAAACACAGCCTACGCTACCCTCTGTAACCCAGAACGACGATTGAGCTATGATTTGAAAGTGGGTTATTCCCGTTTTGGCGTAATTCAAGCACCACCCGATTTAAACCAGTCTGTACATAAGCCTTACGATTTTTCCAAATCAATGTATCTTGATGCTACAGATCGCCCTTTGTCTTCTGGAGAAATATTTGTATTATTTATTTTGGGGTTAACCATTGTTGGTTGTATGCTATTAGCGATTGCGATCGCCATTCTCCGTGGAGAAGCAATCAGTTAA
- the lysA gene encoding diaminopimelate decarboxylase — translation MVSTYPVEFQLSGRQYLQSTTGDSADISPNQQLLPLTARVNDHDHLEIGGCDVTTLVEQFASPLYILDEETLRTACRQYRDTFKEYYQGESQVLYASKAWNCLAVCAIVASEGLGIDVVSGGELYTALNAGMSPDKIYLHGNNKSHDELVLAIQSGCTIVADNWHELDLLVKIAGENTENSDLSPIRIMLRLTPGIECHTHEYIRTGHLDSKFGFDPHGLQEVFAFVSKQPSLNCVGLHAHIGSQIFERQPHRDLAAVMVQWLRDAAKHGLKVTELNVGGGLGIRYTESDDPPSIVEWSKAICEVVQTACISENLPLPKLLCEPGRSLIATSCVTAYTVGATKVIPEIRTYVAIDGGMSDNPRPITYQSVYRVVVANKISTPCTETVTLAGKHCESGDILIKNAQLPKTEANDILVVMGTGAYNYSMASNYNRLPRPAAVVVANGEANLILQRETYQDLIRQDCLPERLK, via the coding sequence ATGGTATCGACTTACCCCGTCGAATTTCAACTTTCTGGCCGTCAATATTTACAGTCAACAACTGGTGACAGTGCTGATATTTCTCCTAACCAACAACTCTTACCTTTGACAGCAAGAGTTAATGATCATGATCATCTGGAAATCGGTGGGTGTGATGTCACAACCCTAGTTGAACAGTTTGCTTCACCTTTATATATTTTAGATGAGGAAACCCTGCGGACAGCTTGTAGGCAATATCGAGATACCTTTAAGGAATATTACCAGGGAGAATCTCAGGTACTTTATGCTTCTAAGGCATGGAATTGTTTAGCTGTTTGTGCCATTGTTGCCTCAGAAGGGTTAGGAATTGATGTAGTATCCGGTGGCGAACTTTATACTGCGCTGAATGCGGGTATGAGTCCTGATAAGATTTACTTACATGGAAATAACAAATCTCATGATGAGTTAGTTTTAGCGATTCAGTCTGGATGTACTATTGTAGCGGATAACTGGCATGAATTAGATCTGCTGGTGAAGATAGCAGGGGAGAACACAGAAAATTCTGATCTTTCACCCATTCGGATTATGCTACGCTTAACTCCCGGGATAGAATGCCATACTCACGAATATATTCGTACTGGACACTTAGATAGTAAATTTGGTTTTGATCCCCATGGTTTACAAGAAGTATTTGCTTTTGTAAGTAAGCAGCCTAGTTTAAACTGTGTGGGGTTACACGCTCATATTGGTTCACAAATTTTTGAACGTCAACCACATAGAGATTTAGCTGCTGTGATGGTGCAGTGGTTAAGAGATGCGGCTAAACATGGATTAAAGGTGACAGAATTAAATGTTGGTGGTGGTTTAGGGATTAGATATACAGAATCTGATGATCCACCAAGCATTGTGGAATGGTCTAAGGCGATTTGTGAGGTTGTACAAACTGCTTGTATCTCGGAAAATCTGCCTTTACCAAAGTTACTCTGTGAACCAGGGCGATCGCTCATAGCCACATCTTGCGTCACTGCTTATACTGTTGGTGCTACGAAGGTTATTCCCGAAATTCGCACCTACGTAGCGATTGATGGCGGAATGTCCGATAATCCCCGCCCTATCACCTACCAATCAGTTTATCGGGTAGTAGTTGCTAATAAAATATCTACCCCCTGCACTGAAACGGTCACATTAGCTGGTAAACACTGCGAATCAGGGGATATTCTGATTAAAAATGCCCAACTACCAAAAACTGAAGCAAATGATATTCTCGTAGTTATGGGAACTGGTGCGTACAATTACAGTATGGCATCTAATTACAATCGTCTCCCCCGACCGGCAGCAGTTGTAGTGGCAAATGGTGAAGCAAATTTAATTTTGCAGCGCGAAACTTATCAAGATTTGATTCGACAAGATTGCCTACCGGAAAGACTTAAATAG
- a CDS encoding isoprenyl transferase, which yields MKTQQTELQYLPLDLKQELLPQHVAVIMDGNGRWAKSRGLPRMMGHKAGVNVLKDLLHCCKDWGIKALTAYAFSTENWQRPEEEVEFLMNLFQRVLRQELREMVEENVQIQFVGNLSALPQALQAEISHSMDQTKDNRSIRFTIATNYGGRQEILQACRAIAQKVKAGLINPEDISEEVFEAHLYTAGIADPDLLIRTSGEMRLSNFLLWQMAYSEIYISDTLWPDFNRHEFHRALSAYQQRERRFGKV from the coding sequence ATGAAAACACAACAAACTGAATTGCAATATTTACCTCTTGATTTAAAACAAGAATTACTCCCTCAGCACGTCGCGGTAATTATGGATGGTAATGGCCGATGGGCAAAAAGTCGTGGTCTACCCCGGATGATGGGTCATAAAGCCGGTGTAAATGTTCTCAAGGATTTACTGCACTGTTGCAAAGACTGGGGAATTAAAGCACTAACTGCCTATGCTTTTTCAACGGAGAATTGGCAAAGACCAGAGGAGGAGGTAGAATTTTTGATGAATCTATTTCAGCGCGTTTTACGACAAGAACTGCGGGAAATGGTGGAGGAAAATGTGCAAATTCAGTTTGTGGGTAATTTATCGGCTTTACCACAGGCTCTTCAGGCTGAGATTTCCCATTCTATGGATCAAACTAAGGATAATCGCAGTATTCGGTTTACAATAGCGACTAATTATGGGGGTAGACAGGAGATTTTACAAGCTTGTCGGGCGATCGCTCAAAAGGTAAAAGCAGGTTTAATCAACCCTGAAGATATATCTGAAGAAGTATTTGAAGCTCATTTATATACGGCTGGAATAGCAGATCCAGATTTATTAATTCGCACCAGTGGAGAAATGCGATTATCGAATTTCTTACTTTGGCAAATGGCTTATAGTGAAATTTATATTTCTGATACTCTCTGGCCGGATTTTAACCGTCATGAATTTCATCGCGCTTTATCTGCTTATCAACAACGAGAACGTCGTTTTGGGAAAGTCTGA
- a CDS encoding Uma2 family endonuclease: protein MTVTQNIEPGLDVVFPPSNLESDEPPLESSLHLQQMLLLIQCLNWWWRDINKINDYFVAGNMTVYYSPRQIKIKDFRGPDFFLVLDTENRERNSWVVWEEGGKYPNLIIELLSPSTASTDKGLKKQIYQDIFRTPEYFWFNPQNLEFAGFILFGGTYQPIEPNSQGLLWSQQLNLYLGVHDGKLRYFMPEGQLMLTPEEYGVQANQRAEQQTQLAEQQTQFAEEATQRAERLAAKLRELNIDPDIL, encoded by the coding sequence ATGACCGTCACCCAAAATATTGAACCCGGTTTAGATGTAGTATTTCCACCAAGTAATCTAGAAAGTGACGAACCCCCTTTGGAATCATCTTTACATCTACAACAAATGCTACTACTAATCCAATGTCTCAATTGGTGGTGGCGAGATATAAATAAAATTAATGACTATTTTGTTGCCGGGAACATGACTGTTTATTACAGTCCTCGGCAAATTAAAATTAAAGATTTTCGTGGTCCAGATTTTTTCCTAGTGCTGGATACAGAAAACCGCGAGCGAAATAGTTGGGTAGTCTGGGAGGAAGGTGGTAAATATCCTAACCTTATTATAGAATTGCTTTCTCCCTCTACTGCGTCCACTGATAAAGGGTTAAAAAAACAAATTTATCAAGATATTTTCCGCACACCTGAATATTTCTGGTTTAATCCGCAAAATTTAGAATTTGCTGGTTTTATCTTGTTTGGTGGAACATATCAACCGATAGAACCCAATTCTCAAGGTTTATTATGGAGTCAGCAACTAAATTTATATTTGGGTGTCCATGACGGTAAATTGCGTTATTTTATGCCAGAAGGACAATTAATGCTAACACCAGAAGAATATGGAGTACAAGCAAACCAACGTGCAGAACAACAAACCCAACTCGCAGAACAACAGACCCAATTCGCAGAAGAAGCCACACAACGTGCAGAACGTTTAGCTGCCAAACTCAGAGAATTGAATATTGACCCTGACATTTTATAA
- a CDS encoding type II toxin-antitoxin system Phd/YefM family antitoxin, translated as MPTRINLQNIQTLTDFKRNAKDYVEKIKSTKSPLVLTVNGKAEVVVQEAQEFQQMLDRLQNLEEELQKLKLAALRNEINIGIQQLENGEYTEYDEESLTNFFANIKGRVQKNLADSGSV; from the coding sequence ATGCCAACTAGAATTAATCTCCAAAATATCCAAACTCTTACCGATTTCAAACGTAACGCCAAAGACTACGTAGAAAAAATTAAGTCTACAAAATCCCCACTGGTGCTGACTGTCAATGGCAAAGCTGAGGTTGTAGTGCAGGAAGCACAAGAATTTCAACAGATGTTAGATCGACTGCAAAACCTTGAGGAAGAACTGCAAAAACTCAAATTAGCAGCTTTACGCAATGAAATTAATATTGGTATTCAGCAACTAGAAAACGGTGAGTACACTGAATATGATGAAGAGTCACTGACCAATTTTTTTGCAAATATTAAAGGGCGAGTCCAGAAAAATTTGGCTGATAGTGGTTCTGTATGA
- a CDS encoding DUF3143 domain-containing protein, with protein sequence MLSANTPLYSHSLPQIEQWLKNQGCQQDDTQLHCWRVQRSSWEAELWLDTEQITVRYFQSGENRQDIQRSFKYSLSREDIEEAVFSGT encoded by the coding sequence ATGCTTTCCGCTAATACGCCACTGTATAGTCATTCTTTACCACAAATTGAACAATGGCTAAAAAACCAAGGTTGTCAACAAGACGATACCCAACTACATTGTTGGCGTGTCCAACGATCTAGTTGGGAAGCGGAACTTTGGTTAGATACTGAACAAATTACAGTTCGCTATTTTCAATCAGGAGAAAACCGTCAAGATATTCAACGTTCCTTTAAATATTCCCTGAGTCGGGAAGATATCGAAGAAGCCGTTTTTTCAGGGACATAA